In the genome of Drosophila yakuba strain Tai18E2 chromosome 3R, Prin_Dyak_Tai18E2_2.1, whole genome shotgun sequence, one region contains:
- the LOC6536943 gene encoding pyrokinin-1 receptor isoform X2, translating into MPVLNISADNLTSLLQGLEPNELLPTVTSMTPLSLLATLSVGYALIFIAGVLGNLITCIVISRNNFMHTATNFYLFNLAISDMILLCSGMPQDLYNLWHPDNYPFSDSICILESVLSETAANATVLTITAFTVERYIAICHPFRQHTMSKLSRAVKFIFAIWIAALLLALPQAIQFSVVMQGMGTSCTMKNDFFAHVFAVSGFLFFGGPMTAICVLYVLIGVKLKRSRLLQALPRRCYDVNRGISAQTRVIRMLVAVAVAFFICWAPFHAQRLMAVYGSTSGIESQWFNDVFSILDYTSGVLYFLSTCINPLLYNIMSHKFREAFKVTLARHFGLGGKNQGRGLPHTYSALRRNPTGSLRLHTTDSVRTTMTSMATTTTGLNGSANGSGNGTTAGQSVRLNRVSMDSVQMQGQNRSRQDLFDNPRRMLQTQISQLSSVGDAHSLLEEDLQFPGEPLQRQPTMCSIDELTDDLAISRSRLKLTRITRPLGAGAGGVAGGATTGSLGPGGVSGDESSGKVRKAKVKVLKSSSAFKGLKAKFNWRARRKGSQKPHEKGTTVNGGDTEERAAF; encoded by the exons ATGCCAG TGCTGAACATCTCCGCGGACAACCTGACGAGCCTTCTTCAGGGCCTTGAGCCGAACGAGCTGCTGCCAACGGTGACCTCGATGACCCCACTTTCCCTGCTGGCCACCCTAAGCGTGGGCTACGCCCTCATATTTATCGCTGGCGTTCTGGGCAACCTCATCACCTGCATCGTTATTTCGCGGAACAACTTTATGCACACGGCCACAAACTTTTATCTATTTAACCTGGCTATATCCGACATGATTTTGTTATGCTCAG GAATGCCGCAGGACCTCTATAACCTCTGGCACCCGGATAATTATCCCTTTAGCGACAGCATCTGCATATTGGAGAGCGTTCTCTCGGAAACGGCGGCCAATGCGACAGTTTTGACCATTACCGCGTTCACAGTAGAGCGATATATTGCCATTTGTCATCCGTTCAG GCAGCACACGATGTCCAAGTTGTCACGGGCCGTAAAGTTCATATTTGCCATCTGGATAGCTGCCCTTTTGCTGGCCCTGCCCCAAGCCATCCAGTTCTCCGTGGTGATGCAGGGCATGGGAACATCGTGCACG ATGAAAAACGACTTTTTCGCCCATGTGTTTGCTGTGTCGGGTTTCCTCTTCTTCGGCGGACCCATGACGGCCATCTGCGTGCTCTATGTCCTCATCGGGGTGAAGTTGAAGCGGAGTCGGCTCCTGCAGGCGCTTCCCAGGCGATGTTACGATGTGAACCGGGGGATAAGCGCCCAAACGCGAGTCATCCGGATGCTGG tgGCTGTGGCCGTGGCCTTCTTCATCTGCTGGGCCCCCTTTCACGCCCAGCGCCTGATGGCGGTCTATGGATCCACCTCGGGCATTGAGTCCCAGTGGTTCAACGACGTGTTCAGCATTCTCGACTATACGTCCGGTGTTCTCTACTTCCTCTCAACGTGTATTAACCCGCTGCTCTACAACATCATGAGCCACAAGTTTCGTGAGGCTTTCAAG gTAACTTTGGCTAGACACTTTGGACTGGGTGGCAAAAATCAGGGAAGGGGGCTTCCTCATACCTACAGCGCCCTTCGCCGTAATCCAACGGGCTCCTTACGGCTGCACACAACG GACAGCGTTCGGACTACGATGACTTCCATGGCGACGACCACCACAGGACTAAATGGCTCTGCcaatggcagtggcaatggAACGACAGCGGGTCAGTCGGTGCGCCTGAACCGCGTGTCCATGGACAGCGTTCAGATGCAGGGCCAGAATCGCAGCCGGCAAGACCTCTTCGATAATCCGCGTCGAATGCTCCAGACGCAAATATCGCAGCTGTCATCGGTGGGCGATGCCCATTCCCTCCTGGAGGAGGATTTGCAGTTCCCCGGGGAGCCACTGCAGCGCCAGCCCACGATGTGCTCCATTGACGAGCTCACAGATGACTTGGCCATCTCGCGGTCACGCCTCAAACTTACGCGCATCACCCGCCCACTGGGAGCtggggcggggggcgtggcaggaggTGCCACAACGGGGAGCTTGGGGCCAGGGGGTGTGAGCGGTGACGAGTCGAGTGGCAAAGTGCGCAAGGCGAAAGTAAAAGTGCTCAAGAGCTCGAGCGCCTTCAAGGGTCTCAAGGCCAAATTCAATTGGCGTGCCAGACGCAAAGGCAGCCAAAAACCGCACGAAAAGGGGACGACGGTGAATGGAGGCGACACTGAAGAGCGGGCCGCCTTTTAA
- the LOC6536943 gene encoding neuromedin-U receptor 1 isoform X1 — protein MAVKMLPTNSSGVLATDLQLFHNEKFLLNLTQVLNISADNLTSLLQGLEPNELLPTVTSMTPLSLLATLSVGYALIFIAGVLGNLITCIVISRNNFMHTATNFYLFNLAISDMILLCSGMPQDLYNLWHPDNYPFSDSICILESVLSETAANATVLTITAFTVERYIAICHPFRQHTMSKLSRAVKFIFAIWIAALLLALPQAIQFSVVMQGMGTSCTMKNDFFAHVFAVSGFLFFGGPMTAICVLYVLIGVKLKRSRLLQALPRRCYDVNRGISAQTRVIRMLVAVAVAFFICWAPFHAQRLMAVYGSTSGIESQWFNDVFSILDYTSGVLYFLSTCINPLLYNIMSHKFREAFKVTLARHFGLGGKNQGRGLPHTYSALRRNPTGSLRLHTTDSVRTTMTSMATTTTGLNGSANGSGNGTTAGQSVRLNRVSMDSVQMQGQNRSRQDLFDNPRRMLQTQISQLSSVGDAHSLLEEDLQFPGEPLQRQPTMCSIDELTDDLAISRSRLKLTRITRPLGAGAGGVAGGATTGSLGPGGVSGDESSGKVRKAKVKVLKSSSAFKGLKAKFNWRARRKGSQKPHEKGTTVNGGDTEERAAF, from the exons atGGCAGTCAAAATGCTGCCCACTAACAGTTCCGGTGTCCTGGCAACCGATCTGCAACTGTTTCACAATGAGAAATTCCTTTTAAATCTGACGCAAGTGCTGAACATCTCCGCGGACAACCTGACGAGCCTTCTTCAGGGCCTTGAGCCGAACGAGCTGCTGCCAACGGTGACCTCGATGACCCCACTTTCCCTGCTGGCCACCCTAAGCGTGGGCTACGCCCTCATATTTATCGCTGGCGTTCTGGGCAACCTCATCACCTGCATCGTTATTTCGCGGAACAACTTTATGCACACGGCCACAAACTTTTATCTATTTAACCTGGCTATATCCGACATGATTTTGTTATGCTCAG GAATGCCGCAGGACCTCTATAACCTCTGGCACCCGGATAATTATCCCTTTAGCGACAGCATCTGCATATTGGAGAGCGTTCTCTCGGAAACGGCGGCCAATGCGACAGTTTTGACCATTACCGCGTTCACAGTAGAGCGATATATTGCCATTTGTCATCCGTTCAG GCAGCACACGATGTCCAAGTTGTCACGGGCCGTAAAGTTCATATTTGCCATCTGGATAGCTGCCCTTTTGCTGGCCCTGCCCCAAGCCATCCAGTTCTCCGTGGTGATGCAGGGCATGGGAACATCGTGCACG ATGAAAAACGACTTTTTCGCCCATGTGTTTGCTGTGTCGGGTTTCCTCTTCTTCGGCGGACCCATGACGGCCATCTGCGTGCTCTATGTCCTCATCGGGGTGAAGTTGAAGCGGAGTCGGCTCCTGCAGGCGCTTCCCAGGCGATGTTACGATGTGAACCGGGGGATAAGCGCCCAAACGCGAGTCATCCGGATGCTGG tgGCTGTGGCCGTGGCCTTCTTCATCTGCTGGGCCCCCTTTCACGCCCAGCGCCTGATGGCGGTCTATGGATCCACCTCGGGCATTGAGTCCCAGTGGTTCAACGACGTGTTCAGCATTCTCGACTATACGTCCGGTGTTCTCTACTTCCTCTCAACGTGTATTAACCCGCTGCTCTACAACATCATGAGCCACAAGTTTCGTGAGGCTTTCAAG gTAACTTTGGCTAGACACTTTGGACTGGGTGGCAAAAATCAGGGAAGGGGGCTTCCTCATACCTACAGCGCCCTTCGCCGTAATCCAACGGGCTCCTTACGGCTGCACACAACG GACAGCGTTCGGACTACGATGACTTCCATGGCGACGACCACCACAGGACTAAATGGCTCTGCcaatggcagtggcaatggAACGACAGCGGGTCAGTCGGTGCGCCTGAACCGCGTGTCCATGGACAGCGTTCAGATGCAGGGCCAGAATCGCAGCCGGCAAGACCTCTTCGATAATCCGCGTCGAATGCTCCAGACGCAAATATCGCAGCTGTCATCGGTGGGCGATGCCCATTCCCTCCTGGAGGAGGATTTGCAGTTCCCCGGGGAGCCACTGCAGCGCCAGCCCACGATGTGCTCCATTGACGAGCTCACAGATGACTTGGCCATCTCGCGGTCACGCCTCAAACTTACGCGCATCACCCGCCCACTGGGAGCtggggcggggggcgtggcaggaggTGCCACAACGGGGAGCTTGGGGCCAGGGGGTGTGAGCGGTGACGAGTCGAGTGGCAAAGTGCGCAAGGCGAAAGTAAAAGTGCTCAAGAGCTCGAGCGCCTTCAAGGGTCTCAAGGCCAAATTCAATTGGCGTGCCAGACGCAAAGGCAGCCAAAAACCGCACGAAAAGGGGACGACGGTGAATGGAGGCGACACTGAAGAGCGGGCCGCCTTTTAA
- the LOC6536944 gene encoding somatostatin receptor type 5 isoform X2, which produces MLQGVAITIANDSNDDGLNQSFMAHVSPSPNQSSSIGVGMGMGMGIASSTMPNPSESPELLLLKNDKFLTHVAHLLNITTENLSNLLGSTNGTNASTMAADSPVDESLTLRTAFTVCYALIFVAGVLGNLITCIVISRNNFMHTATNFYLFNLAVSDLILLVSGIPQELYNLWYPDMYPFTDAMCIMGSVLSEMAANATVLTITAFTVERYIAICHPFRQHTMSKLSRAIKFIFAIWLAAFLLALPQAMQFSVVYQNEGYSCTMENDFYAHVFAVSGFIFFCGPMTAICVLYVLIGVKLKRSRLLQSLPRRTFDANRGLNAQGRVIRMLAVAVAFFLCWAPFHAQRLMAVYGLNLINIGISRAAFNDYFRILDYTSGVLYFLSTCINPLLYNIMSHKFREAFKITLTRQFGLARNHHHQQSQHHQHNYSALLRQNGSMRLQPASCSVNNNALEPYGSYRVVQFRCRDASHQLSLQDSIRTTTTTTTINSNSMAAGNGVGGGGRRLRKQEFYGPVPGTAVPHRMLQAQVSQLSSLGDANSLLESDVVDRHYASGRAKRALLATKSGALLVTPTQSSDPAEVSQPATRLKLTRVISWRDEVANTSTPPFCGSHSLPDPETCQLTSVAGRGSRKFPWRKRRQKTEDPSSEGLTYGSPKSQ; this is translated from the exons ATGTTGCAAGGCGTCGCCATCACCATAGCCAACGACAGCAACGATGATGGCCTCAATCAATCATTCATGGCTCATGTGTCGCCTAGTCCCAATCAGAGTTCATCCATCGGTGTGGGCATGGGTATGGGCATGGGCATCGCCTCCTCCACGATGCCCAATCCCAGCGAGAGCCCCGAGCTGTTGCTGCTAAAGAACGACAAATTCCTAACACATGTCGCCCATCTGCTGAACATAACGACCGAGAATCTTTCAAATCTCCTGGGTTCCACGAATGGCACAAATGCAAGCACAATGGCAGCGGATTCGCCAGTCGACGAGTCCCTGACCCTGCGAACCGCCTTCACCGTTTGTTATGCCCTCATTTTCGTGGCCGGCGTGCTGGGTAATCTTATCACCTGCATTGTTATATCGCGAAACAACTTTATGCACACGGCCACCAATTTCTATTTGTTCAACCTGGCGGTTTCCGATTTAATACTGTTGGTCTCAG GCATTCCCCAGGAGCTGTACAACCTTTGGTATCCGGACATGTATCCCTTCACGGACGCCATGTGCATCATGGGCAGTGTGCTTTCGGAAATGGCCGCCAATGCCACAGTTCTCACCATCACAGCATTCACTGTAGAGCGATACATAGCCATCTGCCATCCATTCCG GCAGCACACCATGTCAAAATTGTCGCGGgccattaaatttatatttgccatttggctgGCGGCCTTCCTTTTGGCCCTTCCGCAGGCCATGCAATTTTCGGTGGTCTACCAGAACGAAGGATACTCGTGCACG ATGGAGAACGACTTTTACGCCCATGTGTTCGCCGTTTCGGGATTTATTTTCTTCTGTGGACCCATGACGGCGATTTGTGTACTTTACGTGCTGATCGGAGTGAAGCTGAAGAGGAGTCGCCTGCTGCAATCGCTGCCACGAAGGACCTTCGATGCGAATCGCGGCCTAAATGCCCAGGGACGAGTCATCAGAATGTTGG CTGTAGCCGTCGCCTTCTTCCTCTGCTGGGCTCCATTCCACGCCCAGCGTCTGATGGCAGTTTACGGACTGAATCTGATTAATATAGGCATCAGTCGGGCCGCCTTCAATGATTACTTCCGGATACTTGATTACACGTCCGGGGTGCTCTACTTCCTCTCCACCTGCATCAATCCGCTCCTTTACAACATCATGAGCCACAAGTTCCGCGAGGCCTTCAAG ATCACTCTTACGCGACAGTTTGGGCTGGCTAGAAACCACCATCACCAGCAgagccagcaccaccagcacaaCTACAGTGCCCTCCTCCGGCAGAATGGATCGATGCGTCTGCAACCAGCCAGTTGCAGTGTGAACAACAACGCGCTGGAGCCCTATGGATCCTACCGAGTGGTGCAGTTTCGTTGCCGGGATGCGAGCCACCAGTTGTCCCTGCAGGACAGCAttcgcaccaccaccacaaccacgacgataaacagcaacagcatggCAGCCGGAAATGGAGTTGGTGGGGGTGGGCGGCGTCTGCGGAAACAGGAGTTCTATGGACCAGTTCCGGGTACAGCAGTTCCCCATCGAATGCTGCAGGCCCAGGTGTCCCAACTGTCGTCGCTGGGCGATGCCAACTCACTCCTGGAGTCGGACGTGGTGGACAGGCACTACGCATCTGGACGAGCCAAAAGGGCTCTCTTGGCCACCAAAAGTGGTGCCCTGCTGGTGACACCAACACAAAGTAGTGACCCAGCGGAAGTCAGTCAGCCCGCCACTCGTCTCAAGCTGACTAGGGTGATAAGTTGGAGGGATGAGGTGGCCAACACCAGCACTCCGCCCTTTTGTGGTAGCCACAGTTTGCCGGATCCGGAGACTTGTCAATTGACATCAGTGGCTGGTCGCGGTTCCCGCAAGTTTCCTTGGCGAAAGCGAAGGCAAAAAACGGAGGATCCCAGCAGCGAGGGCTTGACCTATGGCTCGCCCAAATCCCAGTGA
- the LOC6536944 gene encoding somatostatin receptor type 5 isoform X1 encodes MLQGVAITIANDSNDDGLNQSFMAHVSPSPNQSSSIGVGMGMGMGIASSTMPNPSESPELLLLKNDKFLTHVAHLLNITTENLSNLLGSTNGTNASTMAADSPVDESLTLRTAFTVCYALIFVAGVLGNLITCIVISRNNFMHTATNFYLFNLAVSDLILLVSGIPQELYNLWYPDMYPFTDAMCIMGSVLSEMAANATVLTITAFTVERYIAICHPFRQHTMSKLSRAIKFIFAIWLAAFLLALPQAMQFSVVYQNEGYSCTMENDFYAHVFAVSGFIFFCGPMTAICVLYVLIGVKLKRSRLLQSLPRRTFDANRGLNAQGRVIRMLVAVAVAFFLCWAPFHAQRLMAVYGLNLINIGISRAAFNDYFRILDYTSGVLYFLSTCINPLLYNIMSHKFREAFKITLTRQFGLARNHHHQQSQHHQHNYSALLRQNGSMRLQPASCSVNNNALEPYGSYRVVQFRCRDASHQLSLQDSIRTTTTTTTINSNSMAAGNGVGGGGRRLRKQEFYGPVPGTAVPHRMLQAQVSQLSSLGDANSLLESDVVDRHYASGRAKRALLATKSGALLVTPTQSSDPAEVSQPATRLKLTRVISWRDEVANTSTPPFCGSHSLPDPETCQLTSVAGRGSRKFPWRKRRQKTEDPSSEGLTYGSPKSQ; translated from the exons ATGTTGCAAGGCGTCGCCATCACCATAGCCAACGACAGCAACGATGATGGCCTCAATCAATCATTCATGGCTCATGTGTCGCCTAGTCCCAATCAGAGTTCATCCATCGGTGTGGGCATGGGTATGGGCATGGGCATCGCCTCCTCCACGATGCCCAATCCCAGCGAGAGCCCCGAGCTGTTGCTGCTAAAGAACGACAAATTCCTAACACATGTCGCCCATCTGCTGAACATAACGACCGAGAATCTTTCAAATCTCCTGGGTTCCACGAATGGCACAAATGCAAGCACAATGGCAGCGGATTCGCCAGTCGACGAGTCCCTGACCCTGCGAACCGCCTTCACCGTTTGTTATGCCCTCATTTTCGTGGCCGGCGTGCTGGGTAATCTTATCACCTGCATTGTTATATCGCGAAACAACTTTATGCACACGGCCACCAATTTCTATTTGTTCAACCTGGCGGTTTCCGATTTAATACTGTTGGTCTCAG GCATTCCCCAGGAGCTGTACAACCTTTGGTATCCGGACATGTATCCCTTCACGGACGCCATGTGCATCATGGGCAGTGTGCTTTCGGAAATGGCCGCCAATGCCACAGTTCTCACCATCACAGCATTCACTGTAGAGCGATACATAGCCATCTGCCATCCATTCCG GCAGCACACCATGTCAAAATTGTCGCGGgccattaaatttatatttgccatttggctgGCGGCCTTCCTTTTGGCCCTTCCGCAGGCCATGCAATTTTCGGTGGTCTACCAGAACGAAGGATACTCGTGCACG ATGGAGAACGACTTTTACGCCCATGTGTTCGCCGTTTCGGGATTTATTTTCTTCTGTGGACCCATGACGGCGATTTGTGTACTTTACGTGCTGATCGGAGTGAAGCTGAAGAGGAGTCGCCTGCTGCAATCGCTGCCACGAAGGACCTTCGATGCGAATCGCGGCCTAAATGCCCAGGGACGAGTCATCAGAATGTTGG TAGCTGTAGCCGTCGCCTTCTTCCTCTGCTGGGCTCCATTCCACGCCCAGCGTCTGATGGCAGTTTACGGACTGAATCTGATTAATATAGGCATCAGTCGGGCCGCCTTCAATGATTACTTCCGGATACTTGATTACACGTCCGGGGTGCTCTACTTCCTCTCCACCTGCATCAATCCGCTCCTTTACAACATCATGAGCCACAAGTTCCGCGAGGCCTTCAAG ATCACTCTTACGCGACAGTTTGGGCTGGCTAGAAACCACCATCACCAGCAgagccagcaccaccagcacaaCTACAGTGCCCTCCTCCGGCAGAATGGATCGATGCGTCTGCAACCAGCCAGTTGCAGTGTGAACAACAACGCGCTGGAGCCCTATGGATCCTACCGAGTGGTGCAGTTTCGTTGCCGGGATGCGAGCCACCAGTTGTCCCTGCAGGACAGCAttcgcaccaccaccacaaccacgacgataaacagcaacagcatggCAGCCGGAAATGGAGTTGGTGGGGGTGGGCGGCGTCTGCGGAAACAGGAGTTCTATGGACCAGTTCCGGGTACAGCAGTTCCCCATCGAATGCTGCAGGCCCAGGTGTCCCAACTGTCGTCGCTGGGCGATGCCAACTCACTCCTGGAGTCGGACGTGGTGGACAGGCACTACGCATCTGGACGAGCCAAAAGGGCTCTCTTGGCCACCAAAAGTGGTGCCCTGCTGGTGACACCAACACAAAGTAGTGACCCAGCGGAAGTCAGTCAGCCCGCCACTCGTCTCAAGCTGACTAGGGTGATAAGTTGGAGGGATGAGGTGGCCAACACCAGCACTCCGCCCTTTTGTGGTAGCCACAGTTTGCCGGATCCGGAGACTTGTCAATTGACATCAGTGGCTGGTCGCGGTTCCCGCAAGTTTCCTTGGCGAAAGCGAAGGCAAAAAACGGAGGATCCCAGCAGCGAGGGCTTGACCTATGGCTCGCCCAAATCCCAGTGA
- the LOC6536944 gene encoding pyrokinin-1 receptor isoform X3 translates to MLQGVAITIANDSNDDGLNQSFMAHVSPSPNQSSSIGVGMGMGMGIASSTMPNPSESPELLLLKNDKFLTHVAHLLNITTENLSNLLGSTNGTNASTMAADSPVDESLTLRTAFTVCYALIFVAGVLGNLITCIVISRNNFMHTATNFYLFNLAVSDLILLVSGIPQELYNLWYPDMYPFTDAMCIMGSVLSEMAANATVLTITAFTVERYIAICHPFRQHTMSKLSRAIKFIFAIWLAAFLLALPQAMQFSVVYQNEGYSCTMENDFYAHVFAVSGFIFFCGPMTAICVLYVLIGVKLKRSRLLQSLPRRTFDANRGLNAQGRVIRMLGSSCSRRLLPLLGSIPRPASDGSLRTESD, encoded by the exons ATGTTGCAAGGCGTCGCCATCACCATAGCCAACGACAGCAACGATGATGGCCTCAATCAATCATTCATGGCTCATGTGTCGCCTAGTCCCAATCAGAGTTCATCCATCGGTGTGGGCATGGGTATGGGCATGGGCATCGCCTCCTCCACGATGCCCAATCCCAGCGAGAGCCCCGAGCTGTTGCTGCTAAAGAACGACAAATTCCTAACACATGTCGCCCATCTGCTGAACATAACGACCGAGAATCTTTCAAATCTCCTGGGTTCCACGAATGGCACAAATGCAAGCACAATGGCAGCGGATTCGCCAGTCGACGAGTCCCTGACCCTGCGAACCGCCTTCACCGTTTGTTATGCCCTCATTTTCGTGGCCGGCGTGCTGGGTAATCTTATCACCTGCATTGTTATATCGCGAAACAACTTTATGCACACGGCCACCAATTTCTATTTGTTCAACCTGGCGGTTTCCGATTTAATACTGTTGGTCTCAG GCATTCCCCAGGAGCTGTACAACCTTTGGTATCCGGACATGTATCCCTTCACGGACGCCATGTGCATCATGGGCAGTGTGCTTTCGGAAATGGCCGCCAATGCCACAGTTCTCACCATCACAGCATTCACTGTAGAGCGATACATAGCCATCTGCCATCCATTCCG GCAGCACACCATGTCAAAATTGTCGCGGgccattaaatttatatttgccatttggctgGCGGCCTTCCTTTTGGCCCTTCCGCAGGCCATGCAATTTTCGGTGGTCTACCAGAACGAAGGATACTCGTGCACG ATGGAGAACGACTTTTACGCCCATGTGTTCGCCGTTTCGGGATTTATTTTCTTCTGTGGACCCATGACGGCGATTTGTGTACTTTACGTGCTGATCGGAGTGAAGCTGAAGAGGAGTCGCCTGCTGCAATCGCTGCCACGAAGGACCTTCGATGCGAATCGCGGCCTAAATGCCCAGGGACGAGTCATCAGAATGTTGGGTAG TAGCTGTAGCCGTCGCCTTCTTCCTCTGCTGGGCTCCATTCCACGCCCAGCGTCTGATGGCAGTTTACGGACTGAATCTGATTAA
- the LOC6536944 gene encoding uncharacterized protein LOC6536944 isoform X4 translates to MPRDESSECWVVAVAVAFFLCWAPFHAQRLMAVYGLNLINIGISRAAFNDYFRILDYTSGVLYFLSTCINPLLYNIMSHKFREAFKITLTRQFGLARNHHHQQSQHHQHNYSALLRQNGSMRLQPASCSVNNNALEPYGSYRVVQFRCRDASHQLSLQDSIRTTTTTTTINSNSMAAGNGVGGGGRRLRKQEFYGPVPGTAVPHRMLQAQVSQLSSLGDANSLLESDVVDRHYASGRAKRALLATKSGALLVTPTQSSDPAEVSQPATRLKLTRVISWRDEVANTSTPPFCGSHSLPDPETCQLTSVAGRGSRKFPWRKRRQKTEDPSSEGLTYGSPKSQ, encoded by the exons ATGCCCAGGGACGAGTCATCAGAATGTTGGGTAG TAGCTGTAGCCGTCGCCTTCTTCCTCTGCTGGGCTCCATTCCACGCCCAGCGTCTGATGGCAGTTTACGGACTGAATCTGATTAATATAGGCATCAGTCGGGCCGCCTTCAATGATTACTTCCGGATACTTGATTACACGTCCGGGGTGCTCTACTTCCTCTCCACCTGCATCAATCCGCTCCTTTACAACATCATGAGCCACAAGTTCCGCGAGGCCTTCAAG ATCACTCTTACGCGACAGTTTGGGCTGGCTAGAAACCACCATCACCAGCAgagccagcaccaccagcacaaCTACAGTGCCCTCCTCCGGCAGAATGGATCGATGCGTCTGCAACCAGCCAGTTGCAGTGTGAACAACAACGCGCTGGAGCCCTATGGATCCTACCGAGTGGTGCAGTTTCGTTGCCGGGATGCGAGCCACCAGTTGTCCCTGCAGGACAGCAttcgcaccaccaccacaaccacgacgataaacagcaacagcatggCAGCCGGAAATGGAGTTGGTGGGGGTGGGCGGCGTCTGCGGAAACAGGAGTTCTATGGACCAGTTCCGGGTACAGCAGTTCCCCATCGAATGCTGCAGGCCCAGGTGTCCCAACTGTCGTCGCTGGGCGATGCCAACTCACTCCTGGAGTCGGACGTGGTGGACAGGCACTACGCATCTGGACGAGCCAAAAGGGCTCTCTTGGCCACCAAAAGTGGTGCCCTGCTGGTGACACCAACACAAAGTAGTGACCCAGCGGAAGTCAGTCAGCCCGCCACTCGTCTCAAGCTGACTAGGGTGATAAGTTGGAGGGATGAGGTGGCCAACACCAGCACTCCGCCCTTTTGTGGTAGCCACAGTTTGCCGGATCCGGAGACTTGTCAATTGACATCAGTGGCTGGTCGCGGTTCCCGCAAGTTTCCTTGGCGAAAGCGAAGGCAAAAAACGGAGGATCCCAGCAGCGAGGGCTTGACCTATGGCTCGCCCAAATCCCAGTGA